ATGTTGCCTGCAACATGCTGCGGCCTCATGATGTTATGAACTATacaattgttaaataatatgtaaactgggaatttaaacattttacaagttaagtttagttgttgcttacaatgttaaatttaaaattttcttaataataattaaatactaattGGAATCTATTGGCAATACACATATTTTGTTAATGGCTCGAacgtgtgtttttttatttggggTCATGACCTCGACGGCCCTGACCTTTCCATCGTGACCAGGACATAATCTTACAATTCGTGCCATGGGCCAGTACATAGGATATAAATTATCATCCTTTAGAATAACTAAACTTCCTACTTTAACATTATTCTGGTCTTGGCGCCATTTTGGCCTATTTTGGagaacatttaaataatatttatgccaAACCTTCcaaaattgttgttttaaattagtACATAGCTGCCAaaacttaagtttatttttaggtacattaattaaattgttttctgGATACATAGTTAACGCACTACCAATAATAAAGTGACCAGGTGTTAAATAACAAAAGTCATCTGGATCAGATGAGAGTGATAACAATGGTCTTGAATTAAGTACAGCTTCAATCTCACAAAGAACTGTGTTAAGCTGTTCATATGTTAATAAACTATTTTGTACAACTCGCCTTAAATGGTATTTTGTACTTTTAACTGCTGCCTCCCAGAGACCACCAAACGTAGGAGAATAGCACGGAATGAAATGGAAATTTATACCTTGTTCTGCAGCAAATTTTTGTACGTTTGCCTGGTGATACTGAGATGCATGCAGCTTATACAATTCATTTAATTGGTTGCTAGCCGATTTGAATGAGCTAAAATTGTCACAGTGGACCTGGCTGGGCTTTCCACGTCTGCTTATTTGCCTTTTGAGACAGCCTAGAAATGTTTCTGTGGTTAAGTCCGAAGCCAGTTCTAAGTGAACTGC
This genomic interval from Bicyclus anynana chromosome 17, ilBicAnyn1.1, whole genome shotgun sequence contains the following:
- the LOC128198891 gene encoding uncharacterized protein LOC128198891 isoform X1 — translated: MGSLPACRVTATSRPFQVIGLDFAGPVDVKLSRIRRSVVGKGYICVFVCFTTKAVHLELASDLTTETFLGCLKRQISRRGKPSQVHCDNFSSFKSASNQLNELYKLHASQYHQANVQKFAAEQGINFHFIPCYSPTFGGLWEAAVKSTKYHLRRVVQNSLLTYEQLNTVLCEIEAVLNSRPLLSLSSDPDDFCYLTPGHFIIGSALTMYPENNLINVPKNKLKFWQLCTNLKQQFWKVWHKYYLNVLQNRPKWRQDQNNVKVGSLVILKDDNLYPMYWPMARIVRLCPGHDGKVRAVEVMTPNKKTHVRAINKICVLPIDSN